One region of Mucilaginibacter sp. 14171R-50 genomic DNA includes:
- the lptB gene encoding LPS export ABC transporter ATP-binding protein — protein sequence MILRAESLVKKYKQRSVVNDVTFNVSQGEIVGLLGPNGAGKTTSFYMIVGLIKPNEGKIFLDDEDITTDPMYRRAQKGIGYLAQEASVFRKLSVEDNIKAVLEMGKMSKEKQRDKLEELIDEFSLHKVRRNRGDLLSGGERRRTEIARALAAEPNFILLDEPFAGVDPIAVEEIQAMVAKLKHRNIGILITDHNVQETLSITDRAYLLFEGKILESGVPEVLAENEMVRKVYLGANFVLKRKTFPQ from the coding sequence ATGATACTGAGGGCAGAAAGTTTAGTAAAAAAATATAAGCAGCGCAGCGTGGTGAACGATGTAACGTTCAATGTATCGCAGGGCGAGATCGTAGGCTTGCTTGGCCCAAACGGGGCCGGTAAAACCACTTCGTTTTATATGATAGTGGGTTTGATAAAGCCCAACGAAGGCAAAATATTTTTAGACGATGAAGATATAACTACAGACCCTATGTATCGCCGCGCGCAAAAAGGCATCGGTTACCTGGCGCAGGAAGCATCGGTCTTTCGCAAGCTTTCGGTTGAGGACAATATTAAGGCTGTTTTGGAAATGGGCAAAATGAGTAAGGAAAAACAGCGGGATAAACTGGAAGAACTGATAGATGAGTTCAGTTTACACAAGGTACGCCGTAACCGCGGCGACCTGCTATCGGGAGGTGAGCGACGCCGTACCGAAATAGCGCGCGCACTGGCTGCCGAGCCCAACTTTATCCTGCTCGACGAGCCCTTTGCGGGCGTAGATCCAATTGCGGTTGAAGAGATCCAGGCTATGGTTGCCAAATTAAAGCACCGCAATATCGGCATCCTGATAACCGACCACAACGTGCAGGAGACCCTTTCCATCACCGACCGTGCCTACCTGCTATTTGAAGGTAAGATACTGGAATCTGGCGTACCCGAGGTACTGGCCGAAAACGAGATGGTGCGTAAGGTTTACCTGGGCGCTAACTTCGTATTGAAAAGAAAAACATTTCCGCAATAA
- a CDS encoding GH3 auxin-responsive promoter family protein: MTIFNSVFTWFMKKRIHQIELFMKYPNEVQEEWFEQLIAGAENTEWGKQYGYKSIENLVQFKERVPIQNYDTLKPYIERMLKGEQNVLWPSEIRWFAKSSGTTSDRSKFIPVSEESLEECHFKGGKDMLTLYFNNRPNARIFTGKSLTLGGSHQVGQLNADTFFGDLSAVIMKNLPLWAEFCRTPHLDIALLENFEEKIEKMAHATKDVNVTSISGVPTWNILLFKRILEITGKKNLLEVWPNLELYFHGAVNFTPYREQFRKLIPTDDMYYLETYNASEGFFGIQDLEKPGELLLMLDYGIFYEFLPIENLHEENPKTLTLYEVELNKNYALIITTNAGLWRYMIGDTVRFTSLVPYRIQITGRTKHFINAFGEELIIDNAERALAEACSQTGAIIRDYTAAPVYFSDDECGAHEWLIEFEKRPAEFERFVDLLDETLRRVNSDYDAKRFKDMALRRPQVRIMAQNTFFNWMKEKGKIGGQHKVPRLANNREYVDSILKMAEPIIN; this comes from the coding sequence ATGACCATATTCAACTCTGTTTTTACCTGGTTCATGAAAAAGCGTATCCACCAGATAGAGCTTTTTATGAAATACCCCAACGAGGTGCAGGAGGAGTGGTTTGAGCAACTTATTGCGGGTGCCGAAAACACCGAGTGGGGCAAGCAATACGGTTATAAAAGCATCGAAAACCTTGTACAGTTCAAAGAGCGTGTACCTATCCAAAACTATGATACGCTAAAGCCTTATATCGAACGGATGCTTAAAGGCGAACAAAATGTGCTTTGGCCGTCAGAGATCCGCTGGTTTGCCAAATCATCAGGCACCACCAGCGACCGGAGTAAATTCATCCCCGTAAGCGAGGAATCACTGGAAGAATGCCATTTTAAGGGTGGTAAGGATATGCTTACCCTATACTTTAACAACCGGCCAAATGCTCGAATATTTACAGGAAAAAGTTTAACACTCGGCGGCAGTCACCAGGTCGGTCAGTTAAATGCCGATACATTTTTTGGCGACTTATCAGCGGTGATCATGAAAAACCTGCCCCTCTGGGCCGAGTTTTGCCGTACTCCTCATCTGGATATTGCCCTGCTGGAGAATTTCGAAGAAAAGATCGAAAAGATGGCACATGCCACCAAGGATGTAAACGTAACCAGTATAAGTGGTGTACCTACCTGGAATATCCTGCTGTTTAAACGGATTCTTGAAATAACCGGAAAAAAGAACCTGCTGGAGGTTTGGCCGAACCTTGAGTTATATTTTCACGGCGCGGTAAATTTTACGCCTTACCGCGAGCAGTTCAGGAAACTTATCCCTACCGATGACATGTACTACCTGGAAACGTACAACGCATCCGAAGGCTTCTTTGGCATACAGGATCTGGAAAAACCCGGCGAATTACTGTTGATGCTTGATTACGGCATTTTTTACGAATTTTTGCCGATAGAGAACCTGCACGAAGAGAACCCTAAAACACTTACATTGTACGAGGTTGAGCTGAATAAGAATTACGCGCTTATCATCACTACCAACGCCGGTTTATGGCGATACATGATAGGCGATACCGTAAGGTTCACCTCGCTGGTACCCTATCGCATCCAGATAACAGGTCGCACCAAGCACTTCATTAATGCCTTTGGCGAAGAACTGATCATCGATAACGCCGAACGCGCCCTTGCCGAGGCCTGCTCACAAACCGGGGCCATCATCCGCGATTATACCGCCGCGCCTGTTTACTTTAGCGATGACGAATGCGGCGCACACGAATGGCTTATTGAATTTGAGAAAAGACCGGCAGAATTTGAACGCTTTGTTGACCTGCTCGATGAAACCCTGCGCCGCGTAAACTCCGATTATGATGCCAAGCGTTTTAAAGATATGGCGCTCCGCCGCCCGCAGGTGAGGATAATGGCCCAAAATACTTTCTTTAACTGGATGAAGGAGAAAGGAAAAATTGGCGGCCAGCATAAGGTGCCGCGCCTTGCCAATAATCGCGAATATGTGGATTCGATTTTGAAGATGGCGGAACCGATCATCAATTGA
- the folP gene encoding dihydropteroate synthase, translated as MAKDTFFQKKATINAGGKLIDLSRPKVMGIINITPDSFYAGSRKTGKNDILQQAGKMLNDGATFLDIGAYSSRPGADDISVQEETDRLLPAIEAIVKNFPEAVISVDTFRAKVAEEAIKAGAHIINDISGGELDEDMFDTVARLQVPYVLMHMKGNPKTMQRLASYGDVFAEVYDYFVKKIYRLKQLGVHDIIIDPGFGFAKKPEHGYALMSRLQELERLQLPILAGISRKKMIYGLLGIAAEEALNGTTVLNTIALTKGANILRVHDVREAVEAIKIYEACR; from the coding sequence GTGGCTAAAGATACATTTTTTCAGAAAAAGGCAACCATAAATGCAGGGGGTAAATTGATTGATCTTTCGCGGCCGAAGGTGATGGGTATTATCAATATCACACCCGATTCGTTTTACGCGGGCAGCCGTAAAACCGGTAAAAATGATATATTACAGCAAGCCGGAAAAATGCTGAACGATGGTGCCACTTTTTTGGATATTGGCGCTTACTCGTCCCGGCCCGGTGCCGATGATATATCGGTGCAGGAAGAGACCGACCGCCTGCTGCCCGCAATAGAAGCTATTGTAAAGAATTTCCCTGAAGCTGTTATTTCTGTAGATACCTTTAGGGCTAAAGTTGCCGAAGAGGCCATAAAAGCCGGCGCACATATCATTAACGATATATCCGGCGGCGAACTGGATGAAGATATGTTTGATACCGTTGCCCGTTTGCAGGTACCATATGTTTTAATGCACATGAAGGGCAACCCCAAAACCATGCAGCGGCTGGCCAGTTATGGAGATGTATTTGCAGAGGTGTATGATTATTTTGTAAAGAAAATATACCGGCTTAAACAATTAGGAGTACACGATATTATCATAGATCCAGGCTTTGGTTTTGCAAAAAAACCTGAGCATGGCTACGCGCTGATGAGCCGTTTGCAGGAGTTGGAAAGGCTGCAATTGCCGATCCTTGCAGGCATATCGCGCAAAAAAATGATCTATGGGTTGCTGGGTATTGCGGCGGAAGAAGCGCTAAACGGAACCACCGTACTTAATACCATAGCACTTACAAAAGGCGCGAATATTTTGCGGGTGCATGATGTAAGGGAGGCCGTAGAAGCGATAAAAATATATGAGGCCTGCAGGTAA
- a CDS encoding DUF1599 domain-containing protein: MTNTAAEYEAIINICRGLFLKKTRDYGTAWRILRIESITDQIFIKAQRIRTLEEKKVSKVDEDITGEYIGIVNYCVIAMMQLDCGPQTPTELDAAEVETLFDSKVSETKELMFAKNHDYGEAWRDMRISSLTDLILMKLLRVKQIEDNKGQTLASEGVKANYQDMLNYAVFALIKLGVK, encoded by the coding sequence GTGACTAACACAGCAGCAGAATACGAAGCGATAATAAATATTTGCAGGGGCCTTTTCCTTAAAAAAACCCGCGACTATGGTACCGCATGGCGCATCCTACGTATCGAATCCATCACCGACCAGATATTTATTAAAGCGCAGCGCATCCGTACCCTCGAAGAAAAAAAAGTTTCTAAAGTTGACGAGGACATTACCGGTGAGTATATAGGCATCGTAAACTATTGCGTTATAGCCATGATGCAGCTGGATTGCGGCCCGCAAACCCCTACCGAACTGGATGCCGCCGAGGTAGAAACGCTATTTGACAGCAAGGTAAGCGAAACCAAGGAACTGATGTTTGCTAAAAATCACGACTATGGCGAGGCATGGCGCGATATGCGTATCAGTTCGTTAACCGACCTGATACTAATGAAACTGTTGCGTGTAAAGCAAATAGAGGATAACAAGGGCCAAACCCTGGCATCCGAAGGCGTAAAAGCCAATTACCAGGATATGCTTAATTATGCGGTGTTTGCGCTGATAAAACTGGGTGTAAAATGA